The following coding sequences are from one Arthrobacter sp. 24S4-2 window:
- the rplQ gene encoding 50S ribosomal protein L17, producing MPTPTKGPRLGGGPAHERLMLANLAAALFEHKRITTTVTKAKRLKPYAERLVTFAKRGDLASRRRVLGLISNKGVVHELFTDIAQAVENRDGGYTRITKIGNRKGDNAPMAVIELVLEPVSAKQAVVAEATAAAKRDADKAAPAAEEAAAPVAEEEVAETEAAPEAEAAATEEAPAAEEAADEPAAEEKDAK from the coding sequence ATGCCTACCCCCACTAAGGGTCCGCGCCTCGGAGGCGGCCCGGCTCACGAGCGTCTTATGCTCGCGAACCTGGCTGCAGCACTGTTCGAGCACAAGCGGATCACCACCACGGTGACCAAGGCCAAGCGCCTGAAGCCGTACGCAGAGCGTCTGGTGACTTTCGCCAAGCGCGGCGACCTCGCTTCCCGCCGTCGTGTACTCGGCCTGATCAGCAACAAGGGCGTAGTCCACGAGCTGTTCACCGACATTGCACAGGCAGTGGAGAACCGCGATGGCGGCTACACCCGCATCACCAAGATCGGCAACCGCAAGGGCGACAACGCTCCCATGGCTGTCATCGAACTGGTCCTCGAGCCGGTTTCCGCCAAGCAGGCTGTCGTGGCCGAGGCTACTGCTGCTGCCAAGCGCGATGCAGACAAGGCTGCCCCGGCCGCCGAGGAAGCTGCTGCACCTGTTGCAGAAGAAGAGGTCGCTGAGACCGAAGCTGCTCCGGAAGCTGAAGCTGCTGCAACCGAAGAGGCCCCGGCCGCTGAGGAAGCTGCTGACGAGCCTGCTGCAGAGGAAAAGGACGCGAAGTAA
- a CDS encoding DNA-directed RNA polymerase subunit alpha, with product MLIAQRPTLSEEVVSENRSRFIIEPLEPGFGYTLGNSLRRTLLSSIPGAAVTSIRIDGVLHEFTTVPGVKEDVTEIILNIKNLSVSSEHDEPVVAYLRKQGPGVVTAADIAPPAGVEFHNPDLHIATLNSKGKFELELTIERGRGYVSAAQNKSGDSEIGRIPVDSIYSPVLKVTFRVEATRVEQRTDFDKLIVDVETKQAIAPRDAVASAGTTLVELFGLARELNTAAEGIEIGPSPTDAALAADMALPIEDLDLTVRSYNCLKREGIHTVGELVARSEADLMDIRNFGAKSIDEVKAKLVELGLSLKDSPPGFDLAARAAAIEEDDAAFSDDEL from the coding sequence GTGCTCATTGCACAGCGCCCCACCCTCTCTGAAGAGGTCGTCTCCGAAAACCGCTCCCGTTTCATCATTGAACCGCTGGAGCCGGGCTTTGGATACACTCTCGGAAACTCCCTCCGCCGTACCCTGCTCTCCTCCATCCCGGGCGCTGCTGTAACCAGCATCCGGATCGATGGCGTGCTGCACGAGTTCACCACGGTTCCGGGTGTCAAGGAAGATGTCACTGAGATCATCCTGAACATCAAGAACCTGTCGGTTTCCTCCGAGCACGACGAGCCGGTTGTTGCTTACCTGCGCAAGCAGGGCCCGGGAGTCGTCACCGCCGCGGACATCGCTCCGCCGGCCGGCGTCGAATTCCACAACCCGGATCTGCACATTGCCACGCTGAACTCGAAGGGCAAGTTCGAACTCGAACTGACCATCGAGCGCGGCCGCGGCTACGTTTCGGCAGCTCAGAACAAGTCCGGCGATTCCGAGATCGGCCGCATTCCGGTCGACTCGATCTACTCGCCGGTGCTGAAGGTTACTTTCCGCGTGGAAGCTACCCGTGTTGAGCAGCGCACTGACTTCGACAAGCTGATTGTCGACGTCGAGACCAAGCAGGCAATCGCCCCGCGCGATGCCGTTGCTTCGGCAGGCACCACCCTGGTGGAACTGTTCGGTCTGGCCCGCGAGCTGAACACCGCAGCTGAAGGTATCGAGATTGGCCCGTCGCCGACGGACGCTGCCCTGGCAGCTGACATGGCCCTGCCGATCGAGGATCTGGACCTCACCGTCCGTTCCTACAACTGCCTCAAGCGTGAGGGCATCCACACCGTGGGTGAACTCGTTGCCCGCTCCGAGGCCGACCTGATGGACATCCGTAACTTCGGTGCGAAGTCCATCGACGAGGTCAAGGCCAAGCTGGTTGAACTGGGTCTGTCCCTCAAGGACTCGCCTCCCGGTTTCGACCTGGCAGCACGCGCCGCAGCCATCGAAGAGGACGACGCCGCGTTCAGCGACGACGAGCTCTAA
- the rpsK gene encoding 30S ribosomal protein S11 yields the protein MPPKTRGAVRKPRKKDKKNIALGQAHIKSTFNNTIVSITDPNGAVISWASAGEVGFKGSRKSTPFAAQMAAEAAAKRAQEHGLRKVDVFVKGPGSGRETAIRSLQAAGLEVGSIQDVTPSAHNGCRPPKRRRV from the coding sequence ATGCCCCCGAAGACTCGTGGCGCGGTTCGCAAGCCGCGTAAGAAGGACAAGAAGAATATCGCGCTGGGCCAGGCGCACATCAAGAGCACCTTTAACAACACCATCGTTTCCATCACGGATCCGAACGGTGCTGTCATCTCCTGGGCTTCCGCCGGTGAGGTTGGCTTCAAGGGCTCACGTAAGTCCACCCCGTTCGCTGCCCAGATGGCTGCCGAAGCTGCCGCAAAGCGTGCACAGGAGCACGGTCTGCGCAAGGTTGACGTATTCGTCAAGGGACCGGGATCAGGACGCGAAACCGCAATCCGTTCACTGCAGGCCGCTGGCCTCGAGGTTGGGTCCATCCAGGACGTAACCCCCAGCGCGCACAACGGCTGCCGTCCGCCCAAGCGCCGCCGCGTCTAA
- the rpsM gene encoding 30S ribosomal protein S13: MARLAGVDIPREKRLEIALTYIYGVGKTRAHETLAATGISADVRVKDLTDTQLVELRDYIEGNYKVEGDLRREVAADIRRKVEIGSYEGIRHRKGLPVRGQRTKTNARTRKGPKRTVAGKKKAR, encoded by the coding sequence ATGGCTCGTCTCGCTGGCGTAGACATTCCCCGCGAAAAGCGGTTGGAAATTGCGCTTACTTACATCTACGGCGTGGGCAAGACCCGTGCACACGAAACCCTGGCTGCCACTGGCATCAGCGCTGACGTCCGAGTTAAGGACCTCACCGATACCCAGCTGGTTGAGCTGCGTGACTACATTGAAGGCAACTACAAGGTTGAGGGTGACCTTCGCCGCGAAGTAGCAGCAGATATCCGCCGCAAGGTGGAAATCGGCAGCTACGAAGGTATTCGCCACCGTAAGGGCCTGCCCGTTCGCGGACAGCGCACGAAGACCAACGCACGTACCCGCAAGGGCCCGAAGCGTACCGTGGCCGGCAAGAAGAAGGCACGTTAA
- the rpmJ gene encoding 50S ribosomal protein L36 — protein sequence MKVKPSVKQICEKCKVIRRNGRVMVICENPRHKQRQG from the coding sequence ATGAAGGTCAAGCCGAGCGTCAAGCAGATCTGCGAAAAGTGCAAAGTGATCCGCCGTAATGGCCGGGTCATGGTGATCTGCGAGAACCCGCGCCACAAGCAGCGCCAGGGCTAA
- the infA gene encoding translation initiation factor IF-1: protein MAKKDGVIEIEGVVTEALPNAMFRVELTNKHIVLAHISGKMRQHYIRILPEDRVVVELSPYDLTRGRIVYRYK from the coding sequence ATGGCCAAGAAGGACGGGGTCATTGAGATCGAGGGCGTTGTGACTGAGGCGCTGCCTAATGCGATGTTTCGCGTTGAGCTCACCAACAAGCACATCGTTCTGGCGCACATCTCTGGAAAAATGCGCCAGCACTACATCAGGATTCTCCCTGAGGACCGGGTAGTGGTGGAGCTGAGCCCGTACGACCTGACACGTGGTCGTATCGTCTACCGCTACAAGTAA
- a CDS encoding P1 family peptidase, which yields MGAITDVTGIRVGHVQKSGNVQRSDGGVRSDGGVHPDDGWLTGVTVVLPPPGTVGSVDVRGGGPATFETDALDPTTLSQRVDAVVLTGGSAFGLVAARGAQRWCEEDGRGFPVPGGLVPIVPAAAIFDLGRGGDFSARPDEEMGYAATAAAAAQPEGHDVERGNVGAGTGAVVGRGTYKGGVGTASVTLENGVVVGAIAVVNAVGMPFGSRVSAAEAKGEQGADPAAQEAPPLNTTLVVVATNAVLSKADCKRTASAAHAGLARALNPSHTLADGDTVFCLATGAVELDQGAGTPRQFSLVALQSAAADVVTDAILDGISRAVAVRTPAGEYAAYGPVVRYHGPI from the coding sequence ATGGGAGCGATCACTGACGTCACCGGAATCCGGGTGGGCCACGTCCAGAAATCAGGAAATGTCCAGAGGTCCGACGGCGGTGTCCGGTCCGACGGCGGTGTCCACCCCGACGACGGCTGGCTCACCGGGGTAACCGTGGTGCTGCCGCCGCCCGGAACAGTCGGCTCCGTGGACGTCCGCGGCGGCGGCCCGGCTACCTTCGAGACCGATGCCCTTGATCCCACAACGCTCTCGCAGCGGGTCGATGCCGTGGTGCTCACAGGCGGCAGTGCCTTCGGGCTCGTCGCAGCGCGCGGTGCCCAGCGCTGGTGCGAGGAGGACGGAAGGGGCTTCCCGGTGCCCGGCGGCCTGGTGCCGATCGTCCCCGCCGCGGCCATCTTCGACCTGGGCCGCGGCGGCGATTTCTCCGCCCGCCCCGACGAGGAGATGGGCTACGCGGCAACTGCTGCCGCCGCCGCACAGCCGGAAGGCCACGACGTCGAACGCGGCAACGTGGGAGCCGGCACCGGAGCGGTAGTCGGCCGGGGGACGTACAAAGGCGGGGTCGGCACAGCCTCAGTCACCCTCGAGAACGGGGTTGTGGTGGGCGCGATCGCCGTCGTCAATGCGGTAGGGATGCCCTTCGGGTCGAGGGTTTCAGCTGCTGAGGCGAAAGGCGAGCAGGGCGCGGATCCGGCAGCGCAGGAAGCGCCACCGCTCAACACAACGCTCGTCGTCGTCGCCACCAACGCCGTCCTGAGCAAGGCGGACTGCAAGCGGACCGCCTCGGCTGCCCATGCCGGGCTGGCCCGGGCGCTGAATCCGAGCCATACCCTGGCGGACGGGGACACGGTGTTCTGCCTGGCCACCGGCGCCGTCGAGCTGGACCAGGGCGCCGGGACGCCCCGCCAGTTCAGCCTCGTCGCGCTGCAGAGCGCGGCGGCCGACGTCGTGACCGATGCCATCTTGGACGGCATCTCCCGGGCTGTAGCCGTCAGAACCCCGGCGGGCGAATATGCTGCGTACGGCCCGGTAGTGCGCTACCATGGTCCGATTTAA
- a CDS encoding carbohydrate ABC transporter permease — MSTHRPLSRANLVQTIAGGYVPLILATLVVFLPLLWMILSSFKQPGEIITMDLKILPESLNPENYNIAMTTVPFAQFFLNSTIVTVVGATIKVLLAILTAYALVFVRFPFKNAIFVLILVALMVPPQVSILPNYILIAGMGGKNTLWGIILPGLGTAFGTFLLRQHFLTLPASILESAEIDGAGHWRRLWRIVVPVSVPSIATVALVTVVSEWNDYIWPLIITDRPETMTLPVGLTLLQNSEGNGSGWGILMAGAVLVIVPILVVFAALQRYIVAGLTQGSVTG; from the coding sequence ATGAGCACGCACCGCCCGCTGTCCCGGGCCAACCTTGTCCAGACGATCGCCGGCGGCTACGTCCCGCTGATCCTGGCCACGCTGGTGGTGTTCCTGCCGCTGCTCTGGATGATCCTGAGCTCGTTCAAGCAGCCCGGCGAGATCATCACCATGGACCTGAAGATCCTTCCGGAGAGCCTGAACCCGGAAAACTACAACATCGCCATGACCACGGTGCCGTTCGCGCAGTTCTTCCTGAACAGCACCATCGTCACTGTGGTTGGCGCAACCATCAAGGTGCTGCTGGCCATCCTCACCGCCTATGCCCTGGTGTTCGTCCGGTTCCCGTTCAAGAACGCCATCTTCGTGCTCATCCTCGTGGCGCTGATGGTCCCGCCGCAGGTGTCCATCCTGCCGAACTACATCCTCATTGCCGGCATGGGCGGGAAGAACACCCTGTGGGGCATCATCCTGCCCGGCCTGGGAACCGCTTTCGGCACCTTCCTGCTGCGCCAGCACTTCCTGACGCTGCCGGCCTCCATTTTGGAGTCTGCCGAGATCGACGGCGCCGGACACTGGCGCCGTCTCTGGCGGATCGTGGTGCCGGTTTCGGTGCCGTCCATCGCCACCGTGGCACTGGTCACCGTGGTGAGCGAATGGAACGACTACATCTGGCCGCTCATCATCACGGACAGGCCCGAGACAATGACCCTGCCCGTAGGCCTCACACTGCTGCAGAACTCCGAAGGCAACGGTTCCGGCTGGGGCATCCTCATGGCCGGTGCCGTGCTGGTGATCGTCCCCATCCTGGTGGTGTTCGCAGCGCTCCAGCGCTACATCGTGGCCGGCCTCACCCAAGGCAGCGTCACCGGCTAG
- a CDS encoding ABC transporter substrate-binding protein: MGMNLDRRHFLGLAGAGAGAAALAACGGPSTGGTTPASEAAEIDFSGVKPAAAIDFWTSHPGKSQDVEKSIIAKFQAKFPDIKVNLVTAGANYEEIAQKFQTSQAAKEALPGLVVLSDVWWFRYFTNGNIIPLDGLVKQLDIKVDDFQKSLVADYQYDNKQWALPYGRSTPLFYYNKDHFKAAGIPDRAPKTWQEFAEWAPKLKASSGAQYAYIYPALAGYAGWTLQNNLWGWGGSWSNEWTINCDSAESVEALQWAQDSIYKDGWAGVSSKEAADDFAAGITSSTISSTGSLLGVLKSAKFNVGVGFLPGGPKVESGVCPTGGAGLGIPSGVSKEVQLAAATFLKFMTEPESTAEFSAATGYMPTRVSADMTSVLAKTPQIKTAMDQLTATRVQDNARVFLPGADQEMAKAAAKILTQQGDVKATMTDLKSTLEGIYTKDVKPKLKS, from the coding sequence ATGGGTATGAATCTTGATCGCAGGCATTTCCTGGGACTGGCAGGCGCCGGAGCCGGCGCCGCCGCGCTGGCAGCCTGCGGCGGCCCGTCCACCGGAGGAACGACGCCCGCAAGCGAAGCCGCCGAGATCGATTTCAGCGGAGTCAAGCCGGCCGCCGCCATCGACTTCTGGACCAGCCACCCGGGCAAATCCCAAGACGTGGAAAAATCCATCATCGCGAAGTTTCAGGCCAAGTTCCCGGACATCAAAGTGAACCTGGTGACCGCCGGAGCCAACTACGAGGAAATCGCCCAGAAGTTCCAGACATCCCAGGCGGCCAAGGAAGCCCTGCCCGGACTGGTGGTGCTGTCCGACGTCTGGTGGTTCCGCTACTTCACCAACGGCAACATCATTCCGCTGGACGGCCTGGTGAAGCAGCTGGACATCAAGGTGGACGACTTCCAGAAGTCCCTTGTGGCGGACTACCAGTACGACAACAAGCAGTGGGCACTCCCCTACGGCCGGTCAACGCCGCTCTTCTACTACAACAAGGACCATTTCAAGGCCGCCGGCATCCCGGACCGGGCACCGAAAACCTGGCAGGAATTCGCGGAGTGGGCGCCCAAGCTGAAGGCAAGCTCCGGTGCGCAGTACGCCTACATCTACCCCGCACTGGCGGGGTACGCCGGATGGACCCTGCAGAACAACCTCTGGGGCTGGGGCGGCAGCTGGTCCAATGAGTGGACCATCAACTGCGACTCGGCGGAATCCGTGGAGGCGCTGCAGTGGGCCCAGGACTCCATCTACAAGGACGGCTGGGCGGGTGTCTCCTCCAAAGAGGCGGCCGACGACTTCGCCGCCGGCATCACCTCGTCCACCATCTCGTCCACCGGGTCGCTGCTCGGCGTCCTGAAGTCGGCCAAGTTCAACGTGGGTGTGGGCTTCCTTCCCGGCGGCCCCAAGGTGGAAAGCGGCGTCTGCCCCACGGGCGGTGCGGGCCTGGGCATTCCCAGCGGCGTCAGCAAGGAAGTCCAGCTGGCGGCCGCCACCTTCCTGAAGTTCATGACCGAGCCGGAGAGCACGGCGGAGTTCTCGGCCGCCACGGGATACATGCCCACACGTGTCTCCGCCGACATGACGTCGGTGCTGGCCAAGACCCCACAGATCAAGACGGCCATGGACCAGCTGACGGCCACCCGCGTCCAAGACAACGCCCGCGTGTTCCTGCCGGGTGCCGACCAGGAAATGGCCAAGGCCGCCGCGAAGATCCTCACCCAGCAGGGTGACGTCAAGGCCACGATGACCGACCTGAAGTCGACGCTGGAGGGCATCTACACGAAGGACGTCAAGCCCAAGCTCAAGAGCTGA
- the map gene encoding type I methionyl aminopeptidase, producing the protein MAFGQPRIEYKTNAQMRTMHEAGLVLSRALDAAVAAATPGTTTAQLDAVFAAVLDEAGAKSNFLGYHGFPATICTSVNEEVVHGIPGNRVLKDGDIISIDGGAILDGWHSDSARTVIVGTPDLEDVRLSEVTEEAMWRGIAALATGKFVGDIGCAVDDYVSSVQGKPLGILEDYVGHGIGSEMHMAPDVLNYRTSHRGPKIRPGLCLAIEPMLVRGSIETAVLDDDWTVVTTDGKRSCQWEHSVAVHEKGIWVLSAPDGGAERLAPLGVVPVPIP; encoded by the coding sequence ATGGCATTCGGACAGCCCCGCATCGAATACAAGACCAACGCCCAAATGCGCACCATGCATGAGGCCGGCCTGGTCCTGAGCCGCGCCCTGGATGCTGCGGTAGCGGCGGCCACTCCCGGCACCACCACGGCCCAGCTGGACGCGGTCTTCGCGGCAGTCCTCGATGAGGCGGGCGCCAAGTCCAACTTCCTGGGCTACCACGGGTTCCCCGCCACCATCTGCACCTCGGTCAACGAGGAAGTGGTCCACGGGATCCCGGGCAACCGTGTCCTGAAAGACGGCGACATCATCTCGATCGACGGCGGCGCGATCCTGGACGGCTGGCACTCCGATTCGGCCCGGACCGTGATCGTGGGGACCCCCGATCTGGAAGACGTCCGGCTGTCCGAAGTCACCGAGGAAGCCATGTGGCGCGGCATCGCGGCCCTGGCCACCGGTAAGTTCGTGGGGGACATCGGCTGTGCGGTGGACGACTACGTCTCCTCCGTGCAGGGCAAGCCGCTGGGCATCCTCGAGGACTACGTGGGCCACGGCATCGGCTCGGAAATGCACATGGCTCCTGACGTGCTGAACTACCGCACCAGCCACCGCGGGCCCAAGATCCGGCCCGGACTGTGCCTCGCCATTGAGCCCATGCTGGTCCGCGGCAGCATCGAGACCGCCGTGCTCGACGACGACTGGACCGTGGTCACCACCGATGGTAAGCGCTCCTGCCAGTGGGAGCACTCGGTCGCCGTCCATGAGAAGGGCATCTGGGTGCTGTCGGCGCCCGACGGCGGTGCGGAGCGGCTTGCGCCGCTGGGCGTGGTCCCCGTGCCGATCCCCTAG